A stretch of the Methanofervidicoccus abyssi genome encodes the following:
- the hmdB gene encoding 5,10-methenyltetrahydromethanopterin hydrogenase cofactor biosynthesis protein HmdB — MDFSKIKRNFQRLKDGKITVKDGLISKQDALDLFKISKLEDYLKLFYLASQVRDYFIKEIEITSTIHVTNICKISPKCLYCGFAAGTSKAGYYKPFRLSDEDIKRCAIAIERSGICRVSCSSGHGYEGKEVIRALKIVKENTNLKVLVNAGGDLTEESIRKLKKYGIDTICCNLETINRKLFANLKPGESLDRRIEICKLVKKYDIELSSGLLIGIGESYKDRVEHLLFLKELDVDEIPIMGFNPYLGTPMENHPRCSALEQGKTIAITRLMFPNIRITSPTPTIGPELIKFALLGGASNIATVIPDNYPLDVKGVGNPKTGNLEEVIRMIRELGLKPKLRDNRGSYEVEGRSHKDV, encoded by the coding sequence ATGGACTTCTCTAAAATAAAAAGGAATTTTCAAAGGCTAAAGGATGGGAAAATTACAGTTAAGGATGGTTTAATATCTAAGCAGGATGCTTTAGATCTCTTTAAAATTTCCAAGTTGGAAGACTACCTAAAACTCTTTTATTTAGCTTCCCAGGTAAGAGATTACTTTATAAAGGAGATCGAGATAACTTCCACTATACATGTAACGAATATATGTAAAATATCCCCAAAGTGTCTATACTGTGGTTTTGCAGCAGGTACCTCTAAGGCAGGTTATTATAAACCTTTTAGATTGTCAGATGAAGATATAAAGAGATGTGCTATTGCTATAGAGAGAAGTGGAATATGCCGGGTAAGTTGCTCTTCTGGACATGGATACGAAGGAAAGGAAGTTATTAGGGCACTGAAAATAGTTAAAGAAAATACTAACTTGAAAGTTTTAGTGAATGCTGGAGGAGATCTAACAGAGGAGAGTATTAGGAAGTTGAAAAAATATGGAATAGATACTATATGTTGTAATTTGGAGACTATTAACAGGAAACTCTTTGCAAACTTGAAACCTGGAGAGAGTTTAGATAGGAGAATAGAGATCTGTAAACTTGTTAAAAAGTACGATATAGAGTTATCTTCTGGTTTGTTGATAGGAATAGGTGAAAGTTATAAGGATAGAGTAGAGCATTTATTATTTTTAAAGGAGTTAGATGTAGATGAAATACCTATTATGGGTTTTAATCCCTATCTAGGTACTCCTATGGAGAACCATCCAAGATGCTCCGCCTTGGAACAGGGGAAGACTATTGCAATAACTAGATTGATGTTTCCCAACATCAGGATAACATCCCCAACTCCTACCATAGGACCTGAACTTATAAAGTTTGCACTCTTAGGTGGAGCAAGTAATATAGCAACTGTAATACCCGACAACTACCCCTTAGATGTGAAGGGCGTAGGCAATCCTAAAACTGGAAATCTCGAGGAAGTTATTAGGATGATAAGGGAGTTAGGGCTTAAACCGAAGTTAAGAGATAACCGTGGTTCCTATGAAGTTGAAGGTAGGAGTCACAAAGATGTATAA
- a CDS encoding pyridoxal phosphate-dependent aminotransferase, producing the protein MISKRCLNMASSDIRKIFDTSSNNTINLGIGEPDFTTPKHIIEAAKRALDEGKTHYTPNNGIYELREEISKKLKMDYNLDIHPENIIITCGASEGLMLSLMSVVDRGDEVIITDPAFLSYRNLIQLCEGRPVPVKLEEDFSLDIEKVKESITDRTKCIVINTPGNPTGKVMSKEEIKGISDIAEDYNLIVISDEVYDKIIYHKKHHSPMEYTDNCIVVNGFSKTYAMTGWRIGYLYVSENLNSRLNIVDHMIKIHQYSFACATSFAQYGALAALRGDQSCIYEMVREFRRRRDLVVKGLKDVFKLHPPEGAFYIFPNTEEYGTGEEVVKRLMENGILVVPGVAFGKGGLYHIRLSYATKYELLEKAVEIIKETFLGGM; encoded by the coding sequence TTGATCTCTAAGAGATGTCTAAACATGGCGTCTTCTGATATAAGAAAAATATTCGATACCTCTTCCAACAATACAATAAACTTAGGTATAGGAGAGCCAGATTTTACTACACCTAAACATATAATAGAAGCTGCAAAAAGAGCCCTTGACGAAGGAAAAACCCACTATACTCCTAACAACGGGATATACGAACTTAGGGAAGAAATAAGTAAGAAGTTGAAGATGGATTACAACTTAGATATACATCCAGAGAATATAATAATTACTTGTGGAGCTTCAGAAGGACTAATGTTGTCCCTTATGTCTGTGGTGGATAGGGGAGATGAGGTAATAATCACAGATCCAGCTTTCCTATCCTATAGAAATCTCATCCAGTTATGTGAAGGTAGGCCTGTGCCTGTAAAACTTGAGGAGGATTTTTCCTTAGATATTGAAAAGGTGAAGGAGAGTATAACAGACAGGACAAAATGTATCGTTATAAATACTCCTGGAAATCCTACTGGAAAGGTAATGAGTAAGGAAGAGATAAAGGGAATCTCCGATATTGCAGAGGACTACAACTTAATAGTTATATCGGATGAAGTATATGATAAGATCATCTACCATAAAAAACACCACTCTCCGATGGAATACACTGATAATTGTATAGTTGTCAATGGGTTTTCCAAAACCTACGCTATGACAGGATGGAGGATAGGTTACCTCTATGTAAGTGAGAATTTAAACAGTAGGCTTAATATTGTAGATCATATGATAAAGATACACCAGTACTCCTTTGCATGTGCAACATCCTTTGCCCAGTATGGAGCACTTGCTGCACTGAGAGGGGATCAAAGTTGTATATATGAAATGGTTAGGGAGTTCAGAAGAAGGAGGGACCTGGTAGTTAAAGGGTTGAAAGATGTATTTAAGTTGCATCCTCCTGAAGGTGCATTCTATATTTTTCCTAACACTGAAGAGTATGGAACTGGGGAAGAAGTTGTTAAAAGATTGATGGAGAATGGAATACTGGTAGTCCCTGGGGTGGCCTTTGGGAAAGGTGGTTTATATCACATTAGGCTCTCCTATGCCACTAAGTATGAGCTCCTTGAGAAGGCTGTAGAGATAATAAAAGAGACATTTCTAGGAGGGATGTAA